In Mycoplasmopsis fermentans PG18, one genomic interval encodes:
- a CDS encoding IS30 family transposase, translating to KLNVKSITQDNGLEFSTLFFIGYKLKIFIYKADPYASFQRGSNENFNGLVRRFFKKKTNFDDITEEEILKVQNEINNRPREIFGYLSALEMYEKLNAENPWNSTGIDKLLYGKQKRNWESNKNRNLFFKKIGKLK from the coding sequence ATAAATTAAATGTTAAATCTATAACTCAGGATAATGGATTAGAATTTTCAACATTATTTTTCATTGGATATAAACTAAAAATTTTTATATATAAAGCTGATCCATATGCTTCTTTTCAAAGGGGTTCAAATGAAAATTTCAATGGTTTAGTTAGAAGATTTTTTAAGAAAAAAACTAATTTTGATGATATTACTGAAGAAGAAATTCTAAAAGTACAAAATGAAATAAACAATCGTCCAAGAGAAATTTTTGGATATTTATCTGCTTTGGAAATGTACGAAAAATTGAATGCAGAAAATCCTTGAAATTCAACAGGTATTGACAAATTATTATATGGAAAACAAAAGAGAAACTGAGAAAGTAACAAGAATAGAAATTTGTTTTTCAAAAAAATAGGAAAATTAAAATAA
- the rsmD gene encoding 16S rRNA (guanine(966)-N(2))-methyltransferase RsmD, which translates to MLRIISGKYRHLNIEQPKTLETRPTMDRVREAIFSSIRFNLEGACILDLFAGSGAFSFEALSNYAVKAIAVDNNNEAIKAIRNNALKLKAENIDIVKDDVLNYLQKNSGRKFDFIFIDAPYKEYQLINKSLELIVDNKFLTKNGLIILETDNFLMIDIPKKLTIQKQKQYGKVNILFISNNN; encoded by the coding sequence ATGTTAAGAATTATCAGTGGAAAATATCGTCATTTAAATATAGAACAACCTAAAACTTTGGAAACAAGACCAACTATGGATCGTGTTCGTGAAGCTATTTTTTCATCAATAAGATTTAACTTAGAAGGTGCTTGCATTTTAGATCTTTTTGCAGGTAGTGGTGCTTTTAGTTTTGAAGCATTAAGCAACTATGCGGTAAAAGCAATAGCTGTTGATAATAATAATGAAGCAATTAAAGCAATAAGAAATAATGCTTTAAAACTAAAAGCTGAAAATATCGATATTGTAAAAGATGATGTTTTGAATTATTTACAAAAGAATTCGGGACGTAAATTTGATTTTATTTTTATTGATGCTCCATACAAGGAATATCAATTGATTAATAAATCTCTTGAATTAATAGTTGATAATAAATTTTTAACTAAAAATGGTTTAATTATTTTAGAAACTGACAATTTCTTAATGATTGATATTCCAAAAAAGCTTACAATACAAAAACAAAAACAATATGGAAAAGTAAATATTTTGTTTATCTCAAATAATAATTAA